A single window of Methanoregula sp. DNA harbors:
- the amrS gene encoding AmmeMemoRadiSam system radical SAM enzyme, translated as MHEALRYQKQENDTVSCSLCSHRCTIKEGGHGICGVRINRKGTLYASTYAKISAEAIDPIEKKPLFHFLPGTRSYSLGSIGCNFHCRHCQNWHISRAEPDTEMLRALPPEEGVARAVGSRSASISWTYNEPTIWYEYTLDMGTLARAKGLGTVYVTNGYITEEAMRELAPMLCAFRVDIKAFSDDFYRKVCGARLQPVLDSAALARELGMHVETVTLVIPGLNDSMEEQSALIAWVIDHLGPATPMHFSAFHPDYKMTDRGATPVATLEKIYNKAKALGLRFPYLGNVFSSPYENTYCPSCGATLIERQGFSGSIRELDGHQCRNCGETIEIVTHVT; from the coding sequence GCATGAAGCGCTCCGGTACCAGAAACAGGAAAACGATACGGTATCGTGCTCGCTCTGCAGCCATCGCTGTACGATAAAAGAAGGCGGGCATGGCATCTGCGGGGTCCGGATCAACCGGAAGGGGACGCTCTATGCCTCCACATATGCAAAGATCAGCGCCGAGGCAATCGACCCGATTGAAAAAAAACCGCTCTTCCATTTTCTTCCCGGTACCCGGTCATATTCGCTGGGGAGCATCGGCTGCAACTTCCATTGCCGGCATTGTCAGAACTGGCACATATCGCGGGCGGAACCCGATACGGAAATGCTGCGGGCACTTCCTCCGGAAGAAGGGGTTGCGCGGGCTGTCGGAAGCAGGAGCGCAAGCATATCATGGACTTATAATGAGCCGACAATCTGGTACGAGTATACCCTTGACATGGGCACGCTTGCCCGGGCAAAAGGGCTGGGAACGGTTTATGTGACAAACGGGTATATCACCGAAGAGGCGATGCGGGAGCTCGCCCCTATGCTCTGCGCGTTCCGGGTGGACATCAAGGCATTTTCCGATGATTTCTATCGTAAAGTCTGCGGCGCCCGGCTCCAGCCGGTGCTTGATTCGGCTGCGCTTGCAAGGGAACTTGGCATGCATGTCGAGACCGTGACGCTTGTCATCCCGGGTTTGAACGATAGCATGGAGGAGCAGTCTGCGCTCATCGCCTGGGTGATCGATCACCTCGGCCCGGCGACACCGATGCATTTCTCCGCATTCCACCCGGACTACAAGATGACCGATCGCGGGGCAACACCTGTTGCGACGCTTGAAAAAATCTACAACAAGGCAAAGGCGCTGGGTTTGCGCTTCCCATATCTCGGCAATGTCTTCAGCAGCCCGTACGAAAATACATATTGCCCGTCCTGCGGGGCTACCCTTATCGAGCGGCAGGGATTTTCAGGCAGTATCCGGGAACTCGACGGGCACCAGTGCAGGAACTGCGGGGAAACCATTGAGATCGTAACACATGTCACATAA
- a CDS encoding ferritin-like domain-containing protein → MGTIGRKIVDTNVAELVKILNKAFSDEWLAYYQYWIGSKIVKGPNKEAVIAELTLHATEELAHATLLTTRIIQLGGTPVTKPQEWYKLTNCGYDAPDDPYVIKVLEQNIKGEQCAIRTYNALLKKTKDKDPVTYNIVLTILQQEVEHEEDLQALLEDIEVMMRER, encoded by the coding sequence ATGGGAACAATAGGACGCAAGATTGTTGATACCAATGTCGCGGAACTTGTCAAAATTCTCAACAAGGCATTCAGTGACGAATGGCTCGCTTATTACCAGTACTGGATTGGTTCCAAAATCGTGAAAGGCCCGAACAAGGAGGCAGTAATTGCCGAGCTCACCCTGCATGCAACGGAAGAACTGGCGCATGCCACCCTGCTTACGACAAGGATCATCCAGCTTGGCGGAACACCGGTAACAAAACCTCAGGAATGGTACAAACTTACCAATTGCGGGTATGATGCCCCCGATGACCCGTATGTGATCAAGGTGCTCGAACAGAACATCAAAGGGGAGCAGTGCGCCATCAGGACATATAACGCCCTGTTAAAAAAGACCAAAGACAAGGACCCGGTCACTTATAACATCGTCCTTACAATCCTGCAGCAGGAAGTCGAACACGAGGAAGACCTCCAGGCACTGCTTGAGGATATCGAAGTGATGATGCGGGAAAGGTGA
- a CDS encoding glutaredoxin family protein, whose protein sequence is MSVEHVSGRKAGNLMLYALSTCQWCNKTKELLRDLGVEFDFVYVDLLDEKEQDRALSEMERWNPKGSFPTLVIDNARCIIGYQESQIREEFGK, encoded by the coding sequence ATGAGCGTCGAACATGTGAGCGGCAGGAAGGCCGGTAACCTGATGCTCTATGCCTTAAGCACCTGCCAGTGGTGCAACAAGACAAAAGAGCTTCTCAGGGACCTTGGTGTTGAATTTGATTTTGTCTATGTGGACCTGCTCGATGAAAAGGAACAGGACCGGGCACTTTCAGAAATGGAACGATGGAACCCGAAGGGATCATTTCCGACGCTTGTAATTGATAACGCAAGATGTATTATCGGGTACCAGGAGAGTCAGATCAGGGAGGAATTTGGAAAATGA
- a CDS encoding ferredoxin:glutaredoxin reductase: MTLPLNPDSLVDATYTALKKEAEDGGYRLNPDMDFTKNLVGGLLKNEQRYGYRACPCRLATGKKEEDLDIICPCDYRDPDLGDYGACYCALYVSDAIEKGTQKLAPVPERRPSRIDRKKPKSPKTAATALIPALPFPVWRCKVCGYLCAREQPPGICPICKVPKDRFERFI; encoded by the coding sequence ATGACGCTCCCTCTTAACCCTGATTCACTTGTCGATGCAACATATACTGCTTTAAAAAAAGAGGCGGAAGACGGGGGGTACCGGTTGAACCCGGATATGGATTTTACAAAAAACCTTGTCGGGGGGCTGCTTAAAAATGAACAGCGGTACGGTTACCGGGCCTGCCCCTGCCGCCTTGCCACCGGTAAAAAAGAGGAGGATCTTGATATCATCTGCCCCTGTGATTACCGGGACCCCGACCTCGGTGATTATGGCGCCTGCTATTGTGCATTATACGTGAGCGACGCAATAGAAAAAGGCACACAGAAACTCGCACCGGTTCCAGAGCGCCGCCCCTCGCGCATAGATCGGAAAAAACCGAAGTCACCTAAAACTGCCGCGACAGCCCTGATACCGGCACTGCCGTTTCCTGTCTGGCGGTGTAAGGTATGCGGCTATCTCTGTGCCAGAGAACAACCCCCGGGGATCTGCCCGATATGCAAGGTACCAAAGGACAGGTTCGAACGTTTTATCTGA
- a CDS encoding carbonic anhydrase, translating to MIDHLLSGNAKFRETAFKQNHERYSELVKGQQPPVLWIGCSDSRIQTGHITNTMPGTLFMHRNIGNMAPANDWNLATVLEYGIRHLKVQHIVICGHSDCGAIKALDKELEDVYIPNWLNNAAEAKKRVDTKIKKPSTAAEQKERLRMIEQENVRLQIEHLKTYPLVREVLIKKEISVHGLYYDLESGALSKIV from the coding sequence ATGATCGACCATTTGTTATCTGGAAATGCAAAATTCAGGGAAACTGCATTCAAACAGAACCATGAACGTTATTCGGAGCTTGTGAAAGGACAGCAACCACCGGTTCTCTGGATTGGGTGCTCGGACTCAAGAATCCAGACCGGGCACATCACCAATACGATGCCCGGTACGTTATTCATGCACCGGAATATCGGGAATATGGCACCGGCAAACGACTGGAACCTTGCAACGGTCCTTGAATACGGGATCAGGCACCTGAAAGTGCAGCACATCGTCATCTGCGGGCACTCGGACTGCGGCGCAATCAAGGCCCTTGACAAGGAGCTGGAGGATGTTTACATCCCCAACTGGCTGAACAACGCTGCTGAAGCAAAGAAACGGGTTGACACAAAGATTAAAAAACCTTCAACAGCGGCTGAGCAGAAAGAACGATTACGGATGATCGAGCAGGAGAATGTCCGGCTCCAGATCGAGCATCTGAAAACGTACCCGCTGGTCAGGGAGGTTCTGATAAAAAAAGAGATCTCTGTCCACGGGCTCTACTATGATCTTGAGAGCGGTGCGCTATCAAAAATTGTATAA